A single genomic interval of Antechinus flavipes isolate AdamAnt ecotype Samford, QLD, Australia chromosome 1, AdamAnt_v2, whole genome shotgun sequence harbors:
- the LOC127544536 gene encoding tripartite motif-containing protein 64-like, producing the protein MEAAVEMLQKMHSDVTCSICRNYFSEPVTLHCGHNFCRECLSSCWRAAATQALSCPECRQVPQSEALPPVNECLAQLTDLVKRFSSQVLQSTKGQSQCTLHGKVFKLFCEQDQTPLCVGCCETAEHGGHGISPVGEAAPKYRKQLQNMQRNLGKHFEEAESLLAQQSLVNWRRMITEEYRKLQYLVMAQEFICIERIRQEQRARQDRLTQQIQTLQKLKLELQEAGNLPDLDLLQDAKQLLERSESELSQRAMTVLPELREYPIPGLIEMLNRFRVDMIMDPRSVTSYLSVSEDLRSVKATEAWDALQHLEDSDCHAVLAKQTFSSGRYYWEVDVSQVPQWVLGIYTTYLRRKRGRDVESYDYAFLLRCVKKEDNYFIGSYPGSLNHQLKGPIPRVGVYLEYSPGSLSFYNVLQRSLIYKFHPISFTAPIRPIFCPGPPLPGTKPGPMTLCPMDSHLCACCFSSQ; encoded by the coding sequence atggaagcTGCTGTAGAAATGCTGCAGAAAATGCACTCTGATGTCACCTGCAGCATCTGTAGGAACTACTTCTCTGAGCCGGTCACCCTCCATTGTGGACACAACTTTTGCAGAGAATGTCTCTCCTCCTGCTGGAGGGCAGCAGCAACCCAGGCTCTCTCTTGTCCTGAATGCAGGCAAGTGCCCCAGAGCGAAGCATTACCCCCAGTCAATGAGTGCCTAGCACAGCTGACTGACCTGGTCAAAAGGTTCAGCTCCCAGGTTCTGCAGAGCACTAAGGGACAGAGCCAGTGCACTCTTCATGGGAAAGTCTTCAAGCTCTTTTGTGAACAGGACCAGACTCCACTATGTGTGGGATGCTGTGAAACTGCAGAACACGGGGGTCATGGGATCTCTCCTGTAGGAGAGGCTGCTCCCAAGTACAGAAAACAGCTCCAGAACATGCAGAGAAATTTGGGGAAACATTTCGAAGAAGCTGAGAGCCTTCTAGCTCAGCAGAGCCTTGTGAACTGGAGAAGGATGATCACAGAAGAATACCGCAAACTGCAATACTTAGTGATGGCACAAGAATTCATCTGTATTGAAAGGATAAGGCAAGAACAAAGGGCAAGGCAGGACAGATTAACTCAGCAGATACAAACTCTTCAGAAGCTCAAACTAGAACTGCAGGAAGCAGGCAACCTACCAGATCTGGATTTGCTACAGGATGCCAAGCAGTTGCTGGAAAGGAGTGAGTCAGAGCTGTCCCAAAGGGCCATGACTGTCCTCCCAGAGCTGAGAGAGTATCCTATCCCCGGCCTGATAGAGATGCTCAATCGATTCAGAGTGGACATGATCATGGATCCCAGATCAGTCACTTCCTATCTGAGTGTTTCTGAGGATCTGAGGAGTGTGAAGGCTACAGAAGCCTGGGACGCACTCCAGCATCTTGAAGACTCTGATTGCCATGCTGTCCTTGCTAAGCAGACCTTCAGCTCTGGCAGATACTACTGGGAGGTGGATGTGAGTCAGGTACCTCAGTGGGTATTGGGGATCTATACCACCTACTTGAGGAGAAAAAGGGGCAGGGATGTGGAGTCCTATGACTATGCCTTCTTGCTTCGATGTGTCAAGAAGGAAGATAATTACTTTATAGGATCCTAtcctggatcactgaaccatCAGTTGAAAGGCCCTATACCCAGGGTTGGGGTCTACCTAGAATATAGCCCTGGAAGTCTTTCTTTTTACAATGTTCTCCAGCGCTCCCTTATTTATAAGTTCCACCCCATTTCTTTCACAGCACCCATCAGACCCATCTTTTGTCCTGGCCCCCCACTTCCAGGAACTAAGCCTGGGCCCATGACTCTCTGTCCAATGGACTCCCATCTTTGTGCTTGTTGCTTTTCATCTCAGTGA